A window of Meiothermus sp. CFH 77666 contains these coding sequences:
- the aroC gene encoding chorismate synthase encodes MRFLTAGESHGPQLTGIVEGLPSQLPLTLEDINPWLKKRQGGYGRGRRMVIETDTVEFASGVRAGRTTGAPVTLVIKNTDYRNWVEIMDPAPGNEPRKKALTAARPGHADLSGGVKYGHKDLRDVLERASARETAMRVAVGAIAHKLLSFFGVESASFVDGMAGVWSQVPFDWSLKERVEESPVRMTDPQAEAEVIRRVDEAKKNGDTLGGIIETRFRGLVMGLGSQMHWERKLDGRIAQMVMSIPAIKGVEIGTGFSNAMKPGSQVHDAIYWEEGRGYYRQTNRAGGTEAGMTTGEELVVRAALKPIATLMTPLPTVDVVTHQPADAARERSDTTAVPAASVILEALVGIVLAQAYLEKFGGDTLDELVERVERYKARVLAY; translated from the coding sequence ATGCGTTTTCTGACTGCTGGAGAATCCCACGGGCCGCAGCTTACCGGCATCGTGGAGGGCTTGCCCAGCCAGCTCCCCCTGACGTTAGAAGACATCAACCCCTGGCTCAAGAAAAGGCAGGGGGGGTATGGGCGGGGGCGGCGGATGGTGATCGAGACCGACACGGTGGAGTTTGCCAGTGGGGTACGGGCGGGCCGCACCACCGGGGCGCCGGTCACGCTGGTCATCAAGAACACCGATTATCGCAACTGGGTCGAGATTATGGATCCGGCTCCTGGTAACGAGCCGCGCAAAAAAGCCCTCACGGCGGCCAGGCCCGGCCACGCCGACCTTTCCGGGGGGGTCAAGTACGGGCATAAGGATTTGCGCGATGTGCTCGAGCGAGCCTCGGCCCGCGAGACCGCCATGCGCGTTGCGGTGGGGGCTATTGCTCACAAGCTGCTGTCGTTTTTTGGGGTCGAGAGTGCTTCGTTTGTAGATGGCATGGCCGGGGTGTGGAGCCAGGTGCCTTTTGACTGGAGCCTTAAGGAGCGCGTCGAAGAAAGCCCGGTGCGAATGACCGACCCCCAGGCCGAGGCCGAGGTGATTCGCCGGGTGGACGAAGCCAAGAAAAACGGCGACACGTTAGGCGGCATCATAGAGACCCGCTTTAGGGGGTTGGTGATGGGGCTGGGCTCCCAGATGCACTGGGAACGCAAGCTGGACGGGCGCATTGCCCAGATGGTGATGAGCATCCCGGCTATCAAGGGTGTGGAAATCGGCACAGGTTTCAGCAACGCCATGAAGCCGGGCTCACAGGTGCATGATGCGATTTACTGGGAGGAGGGCCGGGGCTACTACCGGCAAACCAACCGCGCGGGCGGCACCGAGGCGGGCATGACCACTGGCGAGGAACTGGTAGTACGGGCAGCCCTCAAACCCATTGCCACCCTGATGACCCCCCTGCCGACCGTGGACGTGGTCACCCACCAACCCGCCGATGCCGCTCGTGAGCGCTCTGATACCACAGCAGTTCCAGCGGCCAGCGTGATTCTAGAAGCGCTGGTGGGCATCGTGCTGGCCCAGGCTTATCTGGAAAAGTTTGGCGGCGACACCCTGGACGAGTTGGTCGAGCGGGTCGAACGATACAAAGCGCGCGTGCTGGCATACTAG
- a CDS encoding secretin N-terminal domain-containing protein, translating to MKRFLALLVVLSLALAQGTLPRDARFDQPVSNIGTNLPLPTLLDALARSVGLSPILRDVPNVSVTADIDKKPFRQVWDLLINTYGDGRITYALLDNNVIVVGPKEVVDRARGQTAQPPTQPSEPVAREFYQVRSGDPAALATFVQQEVPGVTVRAVPGQNVLSISGPARQVNDALNFLQRIDVPRATVAAVPVVQKSFALSHARATELADVLNKAIAAQSQGPATQPQGQAQAAAPAAPQVTVVAEPRTNTIIVTGSAEQIALAERLIPTLDRPVQQVQLQIRVQAVSGEVIRNLGIKWETVSGGNLIASFLSTGLNLIFDATRSLASLNIRAVLDALEKQQLSRRLSDANVLVEDNYGADTSDLRATGARGAEIKVGGRLLIPVTIGDQVSVREFDYGLLVRVRPQITADGNILLEVFTQTGGDPAAGPQNSIRIPQQSTLSKLRIRDGQTVVLGGLIQKVTDTSESKIPLLGDIPLLGELFKQRTSSIKDDELIVIITGNIVKDAAQR from the coding sequence ATGAAGCGATTTCTTGCCCTTTTGGTGGTGTTGAGTCTGGCGCTGGCCCAGGGTACTTTGCCCCGGGATGCGCGCTTCGACCAGCCCGTAAGCAACATCGGCACCAACCTGCCATTACCCACCCTGCTCGATGCCCTGGCCCGCAGCGTGGGGCTCTCCCCCATTCTGCGCGACGTGCCGAATGTCAGCGTCACGGCCGACATTGACAAAAAGCCTTTTCGTCAGGTCTGGGATCTGCTAATCAACACCTATGGAGATGGGCGCATCACCTACGCCCTCCTGGACAACAATGTGATCGTGGTCGGGCCCAAGGAAGTGGTAGACCGCGCCCGTGGACAGACTGCCCAGCCCCCTACCCAGCCGAGCGAGCCGGTGGCCCGCGAGTTCTATCAGGTACGCTCGGGTGACCCCGCTGCGCTGGCCACCTTTGTCCAGCAAGAGGTTCCGGGTGTCACCGTGCGGGCGGTGCCTGGGCAGAACGTGCTATCCATCAGCGGCCCCGCCCGCCAGGTCAACGATGCCCTCAACTTCTTGCAGCGCATAGATGTACCCCGGGCCACCGTAGCTGCCGTGCCGGTGGTGCAAAAGTCTTTTGCGCTTTCACACGCCCGCGCCACCGAACTGGCCGATGTGTTGAACAAAGCCATCGCCGCCCAGTCCCAGGGCCCTGCAACCCAGCCCCAGGGGCAGGCCCAGGCGGCCGCCCCGGCCGCGCCCCAGGTCACCGTTGTGGCCGAGCCTCGTACCAATACCATCATCGTAACCGGCTCTGCCGAACAAATCGCCCTGGCCGAGCGCCTGATCCCCACCCTTGATCGCCCGGTGCAACAGGTACAGCTGCAGATTCGCGTACAGGCCGTGTCGGGAGAGGTGATTCGCAATCTGGGCATCAAATGGGAGACCGTCTCGGGCGGCAACCTGATTGCTAGCTTTCTTTCTACGGGTCTCAACCTGATTTTTGATGCCACCCGCAGCCTGGCCTCGCTCAACATCCGGGCGGTGCTGGACGCCCTCGAGAAACAGCAGCTTTCCCGCCGCTTGAGCGATGCCAACGTGCTGGTAGAAGACAACTACGGGGCCGATACCTCCGACCTGCGGGCTACCGGGGCCCGTGGGGCAGAAATCAAGGTGGGTGGACGTCTCCTTATTCCGGTAACCATTGGAGACCAGGTTAGTGTTCGGGAGTTCGACTACGGTCTCCTGGTGCGGGTTCGGCCCCAGATCACCGCAGATGGGAACATCCTGCTCGAGGTCTTCACCCAGACCGGCGGCGACCCGGCTGCCGGGCCCCAAAACAGCATCCGCATTCCACAACAATCCACCCTCTCCAAGCTCCGCATCCGCGATGGCCAGACCGTAGTCCTGGGCGGCCTGATTCAAAAAGTGACCGACACTTCCGAAAGCAAAATCCCCCTGCTGGGCGACATCCCCCTGCTGGGCGAACTTTTCAAGCAGCGCACCTCCTCCATCAAGGACGACGAGCTGATCGTGATCATCACCGGCAACATCGTCAAGGACGCTGCCCAACGCTGA
- the pilO gene encoding type 4a pilus biogenesis protein PilO, which produces MVALLARMGQREWAIVAIVAAVLLGLMWYFLVTQPLQARIPEIQAEVDRLTTERDRGRAAQRALPQLRETIARLDAERQQFLRELPPTEQLGRVLSALAQTARESGVVLRTLSRGAGDNQGVANVRATNLALQVESPFPELYVFLRNLEGFQRFATVSGLNLTLGGSGPAATEAQAINPTINTSLTMTVYTYTGQAQPAQGGQPAQQGQPAQPGGRP; this is translated from the coding sequence GTGGTAGCCCTTCTCGCTAGAATGGGGCAGCGTGAGTGGGCCATTGTGGCCATTGTGGCGGCGGTGTTGCTGGGCCTGATGTGGTACTTCCTGGTAACCCAGCCTCTACAGGCTCGCATTCCCGAGATTCAGGCCGAAGTCGATCGCCTGACCACCGAACGGGATCGGGGTCGTGCAGCCCAGCGCGCTTTGCCTCAATTGCGCGAAACCATCGCCCGTCTGGACGCCGAGCGTCAGCAGTTTCTGCGGGAGTTGCCGCCCACCGAGCAGCTAGGCCGGGTGCTGAGCGCCCTGGCCCAGACCGCCCGCGAGAGCGGAGTGGTTCTGCGCACCCTGAGCCGGGGCGCAGGCGACAACCAGGGCGTCGCCAACGTGCGGGCTACCAATCTGGCCTTGCAGGTTGAGTCTCCCTTCCCCGAACTGTATGTGTTCTTGCGGAACCTCGAGGGCTTCCAGCGCTTCGCCACGGTCTCGGGGCTCAACCTGACCCTTGGGGGGAGTGGGCCTGCCGCCACAGAGGCCCAGGCCATCAACCCCACCATCAACACCAGCCTGACCATGACGGTCTACACCTACACCGGGCAGGCCCAGCCGGCCCAGGGTGGACAGCCCGCACAGCAAGGTCAGCCTGCACAGCCGGGAGGTCGGCCATGA
- a CDS encoding flagellar protein FliT, with protein MIKLNLLPKNLRRRVEPGWWRLAAAAVVLAVLGTVAFLHFSTLSRVQALENQRDQLQVEVDVLRPFIAEQNRLNQQQRELEQLLSVRNQLRERFVPWSDNLAQVINQIPREGRRFGVALRSIGTKALTPQETQSNVQNGVYDGKPVNVEFNLQGEALGQNALIRFVEAFETSPRFGINFQNASLDQQRQLYTFGATVGLVSQAPATASNTTGGEGSGSPSR; from the coding sequence TTGATTAAACTCAACCTCCTCCCCAAGAACCTGCGCCGCCGGGTCGAGCCCGGCTGGTGGCGTCTGGCCGCTGCGGCAGTGGTGTTAGCCGTGCTGGGGACAGTCGCTTTTCTCCACTTCTCCACCCTTTCGCGGGTGCAGGCGCTGGAAAACCAGCGCGACCAGCTTCAGGTGGAGGTGGACGTGCTGCGGCCCTTCATCGCTGAGCAGAACCGCCTGAACCAGCAACAGCGCGAACTCGAGCAGCTACTCTCGGTGCGCAACCAGTTGCGGGAGCGCTTCGTGCCCTGGTCGGATAACCTGGCCCAGGTAATCAACCAGATCCCACGGGAGGGCCGTCGCTTTGGGGTGGCCCTGCGCAGCATCGGCACCAAAGCCCTGACCCCGCAAGAGACCCAGAGCAACGTGCAAAACGGGGTCTACGATGGCAAGCCGGTCAATGTGGAGTTCAACCTTCAGGGCGAGGCTCTAGGCCAGAACGCCCTGATTCGCTTCGTAGAGGCTTTCGAGACCTCGCCGCGCTTTGGCATCAACTTCCAGAACGCCAGCCTGGACCAGCAACGGCAGCTCTACACCTTCGGAGCAACGGTGGGCCTGGTCAGTCAGGCTCCGGCAACCGCCAGCAACACGACAGGAGGTGAAGGCAGTGGTAGCCCTTCTCGCTAG
- the pilM gene encoding type IV pilus assembly protein PilM — MRDFFGGLLRPRVEALGLEIGSANIKMVELSGTPPSLKNLSIRPTPLGVIQEGSITEPGALADAIKEMLAEMRTRKRYVVTAASNLAVITRTLQVPKMPLKQMEEAVRWEAERYIPFPIDEVVLDYAPLDPLEAIPDGEQMDVVVGAARQETVASLVEALKAAGLEPLVIDVKPFAGLRTLTGRLVATDREPITLFLEIGAESSALVLTRGERLLLNRVINLSGKDFTAAISKAFNLDVVAAEDAKKNYGLATIPTEDEDLLLDFDAERERFNPARMYDAIRPVLVELTTELRRSLEFFRVQVGDLGVDQGFVAGGGSKLRSLVPLLADTLGIPLEIADPWQGIQIDKSRFDLEYLRSLSPEFTVPVGLALRGVNPLD, encoded by the coding sequence GTGCGTGATTTTTTTGGCGGGTTGCTGAGACCCAGGGTCGAGGCACTTGGCCTCGAGATTGGATCGGCCAACATCAAGATGGTCGAGCTGTCCGGAACCCCCCCCAGCCTGAAGAACCTGAGTATCAGGCCCACCCCGCTAGGGGTTATTCAGGAAGGTTCGATCACCGAGCCGGGTGCGCTGGCCGATGCCATCAAAGAGATGCTGGCCGAGATGCGTACCCGCAAGCGCTACGTGGTCACGGCTGCCAGCAACCTGGCCGTCATTACCCGTACCTTGCAGGTACCCAAGATGCCCCTCAAGCAGATGGAAGAGGCGGTTCGCTGGGAGGCCGAACGCTACATCCCCTTCCCGATTGACGAGGTGGTGCTGGATTACGCGCCACTGGATCCCCTCGAGGCCATCCCCGATGGTGAGCAGATGGACGTGGTGGTGGGGGCGGCCCGGCAGGAAACCGTGGCCAGCCTGGTCGAGGCTCTCAAGGCGGCTGGGCTGGAACCCTTGGTCATAGATGTAAAGCCCTTCGCCGGCCTGCGTACCCTGACAGGACGGCTGGTCGCCACCGACCGTGAGCCCATCACCCTGTTCCTCGAGATTGGCGCCGAGTCCTCAGCCCTGGTGCTCACCCGGGGCGAGCGGCTACTCCTCAACCGTGTCATCAACCTCTCGGGCAAGGACTTCACCGCCGCCATCTCCAAGGCTTTCAACCTCGACGTGGTCGCCGCCGAGGATGCCAAGAAAAACTACGGCCTGGCTACCATCCCCACCGAGGACGAAGACCTGCTCCTGGACTTCGACGCCGAGCGTGAACGCTTCAACCCAGCCCGTATGTACGACGCAATTCGCCCGGTGCTGGTCGAGCTCACCACCGAGCTGCGCCGAAGCCTGGAGTTCTTCCGGGTACAGGTGGGGGATCTGGGCGTAGACCAGGGCTTTGTGGCCGGGGGGGGCAGCAAGCTGCGCAGCCTGGTGCCACTTTTAGCCGACACGCTGGGCATTCCACTGGAAATCGCCGACCCCTGGCAGGGCATCCAGATTGACAAGAGCCGCTTCGATCTGGAATACCTGCGCAGTCTGTCGCCGGAGTTTACGGTTCCGGTGGGCCTGGCCTTACGGGGGGTGAATCCGCTTGATTAA